Proteins encoded together in one Amphritea japonica ATCC BAA-1530 window:
- a CDS encoding LysR substrate-binding domain-containing protein: protein MLANSPPLLEFDLLRSFVAIAESGSFTRAAEQVFRSPAAVSMQIKRLEETLGKSLFLREARQVRLTPEGEVLLSYSRRLLKLNQEAVSQFVAPTIEGTVCFGSPEDIANSVLPQVLAQFARSHPAVAVNVIAGSSTELLSRLDSGELDMALLTAGNVGQDPTRGEVVFTEPLVWATRSGGLAVESQPLPLAVASRGCCWRSMALNALDKHAIEYRIAYACDQSSGMQAAMEADLAIAPIPQSHMRAPFVQVDAKWGLPELGEYQLLFEHRKELGPAGNALASYIVNAWKTPR, encoded by the coding sequence ATGCTTGCAAACTCACCTCCATTACTAGAATTCGATCTGTTGAGATCTTTTGTAGCGATTGCAGAGAGCGGTAGCTTTACCCGTGCGGCTGAACAGGTTTTTCGTTCTCCGGCCGCGGTCAGTATGCAGATCAAGCGCCTTGAAGAAACCCTGGGTAAAAGCTTATTCCTACGGGAAGCCAGGCAGGTTCGTTTAACCCCGGAAGGCGAGGTGTTACTCAGCTATAGCCGTCGCCTGCTGAAATTGAATCAAGAGGCCGTCAGTCAGTTTGTAGCCCCCACCATCGAAGGAACGGTCTGTTTTGGTTCTCCAGAAGATATCGCCAACAGCGTACTGCCGCAGGTGTTGGCACAGTTCGCCCGGTCTCATCCCGCAGTAGCTGTTAATGTCATCGCGGGCAGCAGCACAGAACTGTTGTCACGGTTAGACTCGGGTGAGCTTGATATGGCGTTATTAACGGCTGGAAATGTAGGCCAGGATCCGACCCGTGGTGAAGTTGTCTTTACCGAGCCGCTCGTCTGGGCTACCCGAAGCGGCGGTCTGGCGGTAGAAAGCCAGCCCCTGCCGCTCGCTGTTGCCAGCCGGGGCTGCTGTTGGCGTTCAATGGCCCTCAATGCATTAGACAAACACGCAATTGAATACCGCATCGCCTATGCCTGCGACCAGAGCTCGGGCATGCAAGCCGCGATGGAGGCAGACCTGGCCATCGCACCAATACCACAAAGTCATATGAGAGCCCCCTTTGTACAGGTAGATGCCAAGTGGGGACTGCCTGAACTTGGCGAGTATCAGTTACTCTTCGAACATCGAAAGGAACTGGGCCCTGCGGGTAATGCCTTAGCCAGCTATATCGTCAATGCCTGGAAAACACCCCGTTAA